Proteins co-encoded in one Amaranthus tricolor cultivar Red isolate AtriRed21 chromosome 7, ASM2621246v1, whole genome shotgun sequence genomic window:
- the LOC130818605 gene encoding uncharacterized mitochondrial protein AtMg00810-like: protein MTTIRVLLAFAASREWKVWQLDVKNAFLYGTKGMVRKIAEFLVQSGYTPATANSSLFVKNNGDKIATVLVYVDDLIITGDLVEEISRTRENLSVRFQMKELGELKHFLGLEVEKVREAMFLCQHKYAREILEANKILNCKPLLTPMEPNNKLRIGEGKDLKDTRMYRQLVGSLLNLTLTRPDIAYAVGVVSRHMQNPKKPHLEAVKRILRYVKGTLDYGILYQKGGECQVVGYCDADYAGDYDTRRSTIGFVFSIGSEAVSWCSKRQPTVSLSTTEAEYRATTMAAQESTWMTHLLKDLHQPAGQVTLHCDNRSAVCLAENPVFHARTKHIEVHYHFIREKVLQG from the exons ATGACAACCATACGGGTCCTTCTAGCCTTTGCAGCAAGTAGAGAGTGGAAGGTATGGCAGCTagatgtgaagaatgccttcTTGTACG GCACCAAGGGCATGGTACGGAAAATCGCTGAATTTCTCGTACAGAGTGGTTATACACCTGCTACCGCAAACTCAAGcctatttgttaaaaataatggAGACAAGATAGCTACAGTCCTAGTATACGTAGATGACCTCATCATAACCGGAGACCTAGTTGAAGAAATCAGCCGAACAAGGGAGAACCTATCAGTTCGGTTTCAGATGAAGGAGCTAGGAGAATTAAAACATTTCTTGGGGCTCGAGGTCGAGAAGGTTAGAGAAGCTATGTTTCTCTGTCAACACAAGTATGCAAGAGAAATCTTAGAagcaaacaaaattttaaactgCAAACCACTCCTGACGCCTATGGAGCCAAACAACAAGTTGCGTATAGGGGAAGGAAAGGACCTCAAAGATACAAGAATGTATCGACAACTTGTTGGAAGTCTTCTGAATCTGACCCTCACTCGACCCGACATTGCATATGCGGTTGGAGTAGTGAGTCGTCATATGCAGAACCCAAAGAAGCCACACTTGGAAGCTGTCAAGAGAATCCTTCGATATGTGAAGGGTACTCTAGACTATGGCATCCTTTATCAAAAGGGTGGAGAATGTCAAGTGGTTGGCTACTGTGATGCTGACTACGCTGGAGATTATGACACAAGGCGGTCAACAATAGGTTTTGTCTTTAGCATAGGATCAGAAGCCGTGTCGTGGTGTAGCAAAAGACAACCTACGGTGTCACTCTCAACAACTGAGGCAGAGTATAGGGCGACAACTATGGCTGCGCAGGAGAGCACGTGGATGACACATCTATTGAAAGATCTTCATCAACCAGCCGGACAGGTAACACTTCATTGTGACAACAGGTCAGCAGTTTGTCTGGCAGAAAATCCAGTATTTCACGCAAGGACCAAACACATCGAAGTACATTATCACTTTATTCGAGAGAAGGTCCTGCAAGGCTAA